From the genome of Acidobacteriota bacterium, one region includes:
- a CDS encoding Uma2 family endonuclease, with product MASTLRFTSSDLEKFPDDGKRYEIIDGELYVSRQPHYYHQLVCSNVVALLKTWNKSSGLGQVNLAPGVIFAEDDDVAPDVVWTSNARLATILSPDGKLHAAPELVVEVLSPGTANEQRDRYAKLKLYSRRGVREYWIIDWRTRQTEIYRREQAELRMVGTLFEGDTLDTPLLPGFTCSVSELFEDIPSGA from the coding sequence TCCCGATGACGGCAAGCGATACGAGATCATTGATGGAGAATTGTACGTGTCTAGACAACCACACTACTATCATCAACTCGTGTGCTCCAATGTTGTAGCCTTGTTGAAGACCTGGAATAAGAGTTCCGGGCTTGGTCAGGTTAACCTTGCGCCGGGGGTAATATTTGCTGAGGACGACGACGTCGCTCCGGACGTGGTATGGACCAGCAACGCCCGCTTGGCTACGATACTTTCACCCGACGGCAAGCTCCACGCCGCGCCTGAGTTGGTTGTCGAGGTTCTCTCACCTGGAACAGCGAATGAACAGCGTGATCGTTATGCGAAGCTCAAGCTCTATTCGCGGCGCGGCGTCCGCGAGTACTGGATAATTGACTGGCGCACTCGGCAAACAGAGATCTATCGTCGCGAACAGGCTGAACTGAGAATGGTGGGCACGCTCTTCGAGGGGGACACACTAGACACGCCGCTCCTGCCGGGCTTCACGTGTAGCGTTTCAGAACTCTTTGAGGATATACCTTCAGGAGCGTAA
- a CDS encoding Ku protein yields MRSIWKGHIRFLLVAIPVRVYNAIETSEQIHLNQLHKEDYGPIAYDKRCKKCGKTVSKDDIVKGYQYTKDQYAIIEPDDLGKIKLKTTKVIDIVGFVDRSEIPPMLYDSPYFAGPDGEVGAKTYALLREVLKDTGKVGLGKVVLRDREDFVAIAPQGEGLVLYKLRYPKEVRKMSEVPQLENPEIDKNELRLAHTLVDQMVTSIGEIEMRDRYSEALKEVIEAKIEGKEVAGFVEEEQPTVDIMTALKESIKQAQRKPMVKATGKAKKQEEAEEAKPKKARKSKAS; encoded by the coding sequence ATGCGCTCAATTTGGAAAGGTCACATCAGGTTTCTGTTAGTCGCCATCCCCGTTCGCGTCTACAACGCGATCGAAACGTCGGAACAAATCCACCTGAACCAGTTGCACAAAGAGGACTACGGTCCTATTGCTTATGACAAGCGGTGCAAGAAGTGCGGCAAGACCGTCTCGAAGGATGACATCGTCAAGGGCTACCAGTACACGAAGGACCAGTATGCGATCATCGAACCCGACGACCTCGGCAAGATCAAGCTGAAGACTACGAAGGTCATTGACATAGTAGGCTTCGTCGACCGGTCCGAGATTCCGCCGATGCTTTACGATTCACCCTACTTCGCCGGTCCCGACGGCGAGGTCGGCGCCAAGACCTACGCGCTCCTGCGAGAAGTGTTGAAAGATACGGGCAAGGTTGGCCTCGGCAAAGTAGTCCTGCGCGATCGCGAAGATTTCGTAGCTATCGCACCTCAGGGTGAAGGGCTGGTACTTTACAAGCTGCGATATCCGAAGGAAGTGAGAAAGATGAGCGAGGTCCCTCAGCTTGAAAACCCGGAGATCGACAAAAACGAGTTGAGGCTCGCGCACACACTGGTCGACCAGATGGTGACTTCGATCGGGGAGATCGAAATGCGAGACCGCTACAGCGAAGCTCTCAAGGAAGTAATCGAAGCCAAGATCGAAGGTAAAGAAGTCGCCGGCTTCGTCGAGGAAGAGCAGCCCACGGTCGACATAATGACCGCCCTCAAAGAGAGCATCAAACAAGCCCAGCGCAAGCCGATGGTGAAGGCCACCGGCAAAGCCAAGAAGCAGGAAGAAGCGGAGGAAGCAAAGCCGAAGAAGGCTCGCAAGAGCAAGGCTTCATAG
- a CDS encoding tetratricopeptide repeat protein, translating to MSKKDSKILRFPAPAPSKADYQRVKSTYTVAEIKQLFGLSERVIRRWTEGGVVSATLSSESGEPLYDFSALTQFRRVRELRGQGLTLKQVEAELQGQMNLFKPVRAEIAHLLSPFEEALLLHERGDAKAAELYREAIAEGDNLADSYCNLGIIELEQGKMPKALDCFTLALKNEPRHVEAHYNLANLYFDAGDLQLAKLHYETAAELEPSFSPLHYNLALVYYKVDDLDGACAALHRYKELAREDNEMSAIDELLKWLEQAREIENKRRGLP from the coding sequence ATGTCCAAGAAGGATTCCAAGATTCTCCGGTTCCCCGCCCCGGCGCCGTCGAAAGCAGATTACCAAAGGGTCAAGTCGACCTACACCGTTGCCGAGATCAAACAATTGTTTGGTCTCAGCGAACGTGTGATTCGCCGCTGGACCGAAGGGGGCGTCGTCAGTGCGACGTTGTCTTCAGAGAGCGGCGAACCGCTTTATGACTTCAGCGCGCTGACTCAGTTTCGACGCGTGCGCGAGCTGCGCGGGCAGGGCCTGACTCTCAAGCAGGTCGAGGCCGAGCTGCAGGGTCAGATGAACCTGTTCAAACCGGTTCGGGCCGAGATCGCGCATCTGCTCAGCCCGTTTGAGGAGGCGCTTCTGCTGCATGAGCGCGGCGACGCAAAGGCCGCGGAGTTATATCGAGAAGCGATCGCAGAGGGAGACAACTTAGCCGACTCCTACTGCAACCTTGGCATCATCGAGCTCGAACAGGGCAAGATGCCAAAGGCGCTCGACTGCTTCACGCTCGCTTTGAAGAACGAACCGCGCCACGTCGAGGCCCACTACAACCTGGCCAATCTTTACTTCGATGCCGGCGATTTGCAGCTTGCGAAGCTGCACTATGAGACGGCGGCGGAACTCGAGCCTTCTTTTTCGCCGCTTCACTACAATCTTGCGTTGGTCTATTACAAGGTGGACGATTTGGACGGCGCATGCGCCGCTCTGCACAGATACAAGGAACTGGCTCGCGAAGACAATGAGATGTCCGCCATTGATGAGCTTCTGAAATGGCTGGAACAGGCGCGCGAGATCGAGAATAAACGGCGTGGTTTGCCGTAA
- a CDS encoding DUF6445 family protein — protein MRLEVAMTRRLIHVVDDFYPNPGRVRRSALETPFVEHKELGMWATQSYHPKGVRALLEKQFRICISKWDQISDPFNGAFYSAFSKGTRAEPVRIHYDHPASWFVVIIYMTPDAPYDAGTSLWQHRETGLIAGPTEKDAERLGISVKTLDALIQRDCAKPYRWREVDRIGNIYNRAVMFPGKMLHSATRHFGSNPSNGRIYQGFQFPLI, from the coding sequence ATGAGACTTGAGGTCGCGATGACAAGGCGATTGATTCACGTAGTCGACGATTTTTATCCTAACCCCGGCCGGGTCCGTCGGAGCGCCCTGGAGACGCCGTTCGTCGAGCATAAGGAGCTCGGTATGTGGGCGACTCAGTCGTACCACCCGAAAGGAGTTAGAGCGCTCTTAGAAAAGCAGTTCAGAATTTGCATCAGCAAATGGGACCAGATCTCCGACCCTTTTAACGGTGCCTTCTACAGTGCATTCTCTAAGGGAACCCGGGCGGAGCCCGTTAGGATCCACTATGATCATCCCGCGAGCTGGTTCGTTGTTATCATTTATATGACACCCGATGCTCCTTACGATGCAGGTACTTCGCTGTGGCAGCACCGCGAGACAGGCCTGATTGCCGGCCCGACTGAAAAAGACGCCGAGCGCTTAGGTATCTCCGTTAAGACTCTGGACGCGCTCATACAACGCGATTGTGCGAAGCCATATCGCTGGAGAGAAGTCGATCGCATCGGTAACATTTATAATCGAGCGGTGATGTTCCCCGGCAAGATGCTACATTCTGCTACCCGGCATTTCGGCAGCAACCCGTCGAATGGAAGGATCTATCAGGGCTTTCAGTTTCCCTTGATATAG
- a CDS encoding serine hydrolase domain-containing protein yields the protein MIKRTLIIVGLLFGLIPPVGPLRARGSSESEAPSALQDICEAAPCRNQIEERLRCYAPPPAHAAPGYALAILKNDEIFFRSVFGLANLQSEIPITIDTVFDLASLTKQFTAAGILMLMEDPNIKIKGNEGDERLSVGTFLSTIFPGFPASANITIGDLLTHQSGLPDYFELGKRELKKRHKFDVEKAFEKEGSPSWYQNFEHRRPALEVTNEQVLEMIKNAEPRRRKKPGTIFEYSNSGYVVLAQIIEKLSGKTYKQFMQEKIFNPLGMTNTTVLDESVDRTESERIAALHALPYGRHKNKYFLMDDYTPLNFVHGDGNIHSTLNDMIIWVKAIDKVVHGLPGALLKPSTLLEAFKPQPLRNNPARAEAETPPPYGFGWFVATKETRQSMNMQTVSRANARSPRQSSRNTRIANEKTIQVVYHGGDWPGFHSYMLYGRIDEPGKPTCELTLVLLSNFEPAEHDRVQNRLCHLARELSRLFWGDDKDVNILLDDAQIFCLTKPNPKCPKDLASCDKSVH from the coding sequence ATGATCAAGAGAACGTTGATTATTGTCGGTTTGTTGTTTGGGCTGATCCCGCCCGTGGGGCCGTTGCGTGCACGCGGTAGCTCGGAAAGCGAAGCGCCATCGGCCCTTCAAGACATCTGTGAGGCAGCTCCGTGCAGGAATCAGATCGAGGAACGGCTCAGGTGTTACGCACCGCCCCCAGCTCACGCGGCGCCGGGCTACGCCCTGGCGATTCTCAAGAACGACGAGATCTTCTTCAGAAGCGTCTTTGGCCTCGCGAACCTGCAGTCTGAGATACCGATCACGATCGATACCGTTTTTGATCTGGCCTCCCTGACCAAACAGTTTACTGCCGCGGGAATACTGATGCTTATGGAGGACCCCAACATCAAAATCAAGGGCAACGAGGGCGACGAGCGACTGAGTGTTGGAACTTTTCTTTCCACGATTTTTCCCGGTTTTCCCGCGTCTGCGAACATTACGATCGGGGATTTGCTCACCCACCAATCGGGCCTTCCCGACTATTTTGAGTTGGGCAAGAGAGAACTTAAAAAGCGGCATAAATTCGACGTGGAAAAAGCATTCGAAAAGGAAGGTTCGCCAAGCTGGTACCAAAACTTCGAGCACCGCAGGCCTGCCCTTGAAGTTACGAATGAACAAGTGCTCGAGATGATAAAGAACGCCGAACCTCGCAGAAGAAAAAAGCCCGGTACCATATTCGAATATTCAAACTCGGGGTACGTTGTACTGGCGCAGATAATTGAAAAACTTTCGGGTAAAACCTACAAGCAATTCATGCAGGAGAAGATATTCAACCCACTCGGAATGACGAACACGACGGTGCTCGACGAGAGCGTAGACCGGACAGAATCAGAGCGCATTGCCGCCCTACACGCACTTCCGTACGGCCGGCACAAAAATAAGTATTTTCTTATGGACGACTACACGCCGCTGAACTTTGTTCACGGAGACGGCAACATACATTCAACGCTTAACGATATGATCATCTGGGTAAAGGCCATAGATAAAGTCGTACATGGGCTGCCCGGGGCGTTACTGAAACCATCGACACTGCTGGAGGCCTTCAAGCCCCAGCCGTTAAGAAACAACCCCGCCCGGGCCGAAGCCGAAACGCCTCCGCCGTATGGGTTTGGCTGGTTTGTGGCCACCAAGGAGACGCGGCAGTCTATGAATATGCAGACAGTGAGCCGCGCGAACGCCAGATCGCCGAGGCAATCTTCGAGAAATACGAGAATCGCGAATGAGAAGACCATTCAGGTCGTCTATCACGGAGGCGACTGGCCGGGCTTCCATTCGTACATGCTGTACGGGCGGATAGACGAGCCTGGCAAACCCACTTGCGAACTCACTTTGGTCCTGCTGTCGAATTTCGAACCCGCCGAGCATGATCGCGTTCAGAATAGACTCTGTCACCTAGCCAGAGAACTTTCGAGATTATTCTGGGGAGATGACAAGGACGTCAATATCCTTTTGGACGACGCTCAAATTTTCTGCTTAACGAAACCCAATCCGAAGTGCCCTAAAGACCTGGCTTCGTGCGATAAGAGCGTGCACTAG
- a CDS encoding protein kinase codes for MLSETIGHYRIIRKLGQGGMGEVYLAEDTRLSRKVAIKFIPEELVKNEQVTRRLIREARAAATLDHPNICSVYEVGECEGGNFIVMQYVEGENVYERNRRKPLDLRECLQVAYQVADALGEAHSQGIIHRDLKPQNIMITARGHVKLLDFGLAKIVGTKLTLESAAATETLLSEPGMVIGTVPYMSPEQVRGEEIDARSDIFSLGVVLYELVTGRRPFFNDSATVTISEILTREPPPLARYTENAPPEMQRIINKALCKDAEERYQTAKDLQVDLKNLMSELAFEEKLERSYSGYPGSVTSGLRRAVSTGGISPASSFGVPEVRSRKRAMLIALAVVVVAAVGIGSYFFFFAAGDSLAVLPFTYTSSDPRVMADPDREYVSDGITESLIDSLSQLPKLKVIARSSVFRYKGKDADAQTVGRELGVRTVLVGTITQRGDTLTIITELVKVSDNSHIGGGRYERKVSGLLALQSEIVREISEKLRMTLTGSDMEILGRQRTDSAEAYQAYLKGRYHWNKRNEEGLKKGIEFFQQAISIDSKYALAYTGIADCYILLSDYGFMPPSDGYPKARTEVMKALEIDEKVAEAHTSLAATNTGYYWEWDRAESEFKRALELNPNYPTAHHWYALHLMLTGRMDEALGQIQQARDLDPLSRGINKDYGIMLFFARRYNQAIEQFKKTLEIDPAYLVVYTHLAEVYIEKGMYGEAIAELERVHALSPDDYEITSVLGQAYAAVGRKDEAQKIAAQLNSLEKGVQFLSKEMAILYTRLGDKDRAIEVLQNGVEKRHAVVTEIKVDPRLDSLRADPRFAELLRRIGLPN; via the coding sequence ATGCTATCAGAAACAATAGGTCATTACCGGATTATCAGGAAGCTCGGACAGGGCGGAATGGGAGAGGTCTACCTTGCAGAAGACACCAGACTGAGCCGCAAGGTCGCAATCAAGTTCATCCCGGAGGAACTAGTCAAAAACGAACAAGTCACCAGGCGGCTAATCAGGGAAGCACGGGCAGCAGCGACGCTCGACCATCCAAACATCTGCTCCGTATACGAAGTCGGTGAATGCGAAGGCGGCAACTTCATTGTGATGCAGTACGTCGAGGGTGAAAACGTCTATGAAAGAAATCGTCGAAAGCCGTTAGACCTTCGCGAATGTTTGCAAGTCGCCTATCAGGTCGCCGATGCGTTAGGCGAAGCGCACTCGCAAGGGATCATCCATCGCGATCTCAAGCCTCAAAACATAATGATCACCGCGCGAGGCCATGTGAAGCTGCTCGACTTCGGTCTGGCTAAGATAGTCGGCACAAAACTCACGCTGGAGAGCGCGGCCGCGACCGAAACCCTGTTGTCTGAGCCTGGAATGGTTATCGGAACGGTTCCATATATGTCACCCGAGCAAGTCAGAGGAGAAGAAATCGACGCTCGTAGTGACATATTCAGTCTGGGCGTTGTGCTATATGAATTGGTGACCGGGCGCCGTCCGTTCTTCAATGACAGCGCAACCGTGACCATCTCAGAGATACTGACGCGCGAGCCGCCCCCGCTGGCCCGCTACACCGAAAATGCGCCGCCGGAGATGCAAAGAATTATCAACAAGGCGCTGTGTAAAGACGCCGAGGAACGATATCAAACGGCAAAGGATCTGCAGGTCGATCTGAAGAATCTGATGAGTGAACTTGCCTTCGAAGAGAAGTTGGAGCGTTCCTACTCCGGCTATCCGGGATCTGTAACCTCAGGATTGAGGCGAGCAGTTTCAACCGGCGGGATCTCGCCCGCCTCCAGCTTCGGCGTCCCCGAGGTTAGGAGTCGCAAGCGAGCGATGCTCATTGCCCTGGCGGTTGTCGTCGTTGCCGCTGTGGGAATTGGCTCCTATTTCTTCTTCTTCGCCGCAGGCGATTCCCTCGCGGTCCTGCCTTTCACATATACCAGTTCGGACCCGAGAGTTATGGCCGATCCGGACCGGGAATACGTGAGCGACGGAATAACAGAGAGCCTCATCGACAGCCTCTCACAGTTGCCGAAACTGAAGGTGATCGCGCGTAGCTCGGTCTTTCGCTACAAGGGGAAAGATGCCGATGCGCAAACGGTGGGACGCGAGCTGGGAGTGCGCACGGTACTGGTGGGCACGATCACTCAGCGCGGAGACACGCTTACTATCATCACCGAGCTGGTCAAGGTATCGGACAACAGCCATATTGGGGGGGGGCGATACGAACGCAAAGTCTCGGGGCTTCTGGCACTGCAGAGTGAGATTGTCCGAGAGATTTCCGAGAAGCTTCGAATGACGTTGACCGGCTCGGATATGGAAATACTCGGCAGGCAGCGTACTGACAGCGCGGAAGCGTACCAGGCATATTTGAAGGGGCGTTATCACTGGAACAAGAGGAATGAAGAGGGGCTTAAGAAGGGGATAGAATTTTTCCAACAGGCAATCTCGATTGACTCGAAGTACGCGCTGGCTTACACGGGCATCGCAGACTGCTACATACTGCTTAGCGATTACGGGTTCATGCCACCAAGCGATGGCTATCCGAAAGCCAGGACAGAGGTGATGAAGGCTCTGGAGATCGACGAGAAAGTAGCCGAAGCTCATACGTCTCTGGCGGCAACCAATACAGGATACTACTGGGAATGGGACCGCGCTGAGAGCGAATTCAAGAGGGCGCTGGAGCTCAACCCAAATTACCCCACCGCTCATCACTGGTACGCTCTGCACTTGATGCTTACCGGAAGGATGGATGAGGCGCTCGGCCAGATTCAACAAGCGCGTGATCTCGACCCGCTCTCGCGGGGTATCAACAAAGACTATGGGATCATGTTGTTCTTCGCCCGTCGCTACAACCAGGCTATCGAACAGTTCAAGAAGACTTTAGAGATCGATCCCGCGTACCTTGTGGTCTATACACATCTGGCTGAGGTGTATATCGAAAAGGGGATGTACGGCGAGGCGATAGCTGAGCTCGAGCGCGTCCACGCCCTTTCGCCGGATGACTACGAAATCACGAGTGTGCTCGGCCAAGCCTATGCTGCGGTGGGAAGAAAAGACGAAGCGCAAAAGATTGCCGCACAATTGAACAGCCTCGAAAAGGGCGTTCAATTCTTGTCGAAGGAAATGGCCATCCTTTACACGCGACTTGGAGATAAAGACCGAGCGATCGAGGTTCTTCAGAACGGGGTTGAGAAGCGCCACGCCGTAGTGACCGAGATCAAAGTAGACCCGCGCTTAGACAGTCTGAGGGCGGACCCCCGCTTCGCCGAGCTATTACGTCGCATCGGGCTGCCGAACTGA
- a CDS encoding pyridoxal-dependent decarboxylase — protein sequence MERDRTTMDDRAVEETLDPKDWDEVRLLGHRMIDDMLDYLSALRDKPVWQAVPENVKHNLERPLPREPEGAAAVYQEFVQNVLPYTNGNRHPRFWGWVQGNGTPLGMLADMLASGMNPHMAGFDQAPVLVENQVLAWLTELMGMPEATGGILTGGGTMANVTGLVVARHAKAGFDVRERGLQGGGQPMLMLYGSTETHGWAQKAAELMGLGNRAFRRVAVDENFRVDLSALRRAIDEDRQSGLRPFCVIGNAGTVNTGAIDDLAALARICREEELWLHVDGAFGALAKIVPSLESLVAGIELADSVAFDLHKWMYLPFEVACVLVRDPKAHRDAFTLTPSYLAETSRGVIAGGLPFAERGLELTRSFRALKVWMSFKAHGIDAFARLIEQNINQARYCADLIEAHADLELVAPVPLNIVCFRFAPRDAPRDILNRVNEEILLRIQESGLAVPSSTTIGDAFALRIAITNHRSKREDFDLLVEAVSGIGHAVVFESRR from the coding sequence TTGGAGCGTGACAGGACGACTATGGATGACCGCGCCGTTGAAGAAACGCTCGACCCGAAGGACTGGGACGAGGTTCGCTTGCTTGGCCACCGCATGATCGACGACATGTTGGATTACCTCTCGGCGTTGCGCGATAAGCCTGTGTGGCAAGCCGTCCCCGAAAACGTGAAACACAACCTTGAACGGCCGCTGCCGAGAGAACCGGAAGGCGCCGCTGCTGTGTATCAAGAGTTCGTTCAAAACGTGCTGCCATACACGAATGGCAACCGTCATCCCAGGTTCTGGGGATGGGTGCAGGGCAACGGCACGCCGTTGGGGATGCTTGCCGATATGCTCGCGTCGGGGATGAATCCTCATATGGCTGGGTTCGATCAAGCCCCGGTGTTGGTAGAGAACCAGGTGCTCGCCTGGCTGACGGAGTTGATGGGGATGCCTGAAGCAACCGGCGGGATATTGACGGGCGGCGGCACGATGGCGAACGTCACGGGTCTGGTTGTTGCTCGCCATGCAAAGGCAGGCTTCGATGTGCGAGAGCGTGGGCTTCAAGGCGGCGGTCAACCGATGTTGATGCTCTACGGCTCGACTGAAACACACGGCTGGGCGCAGAAAGCTGCTGAGTTGATGGGGCTCGGTAACCGCGCGTTTCGCCGCGTCGCCGTCGACGAGAACTTTCGAGTTGACCTGTCAGCTCTTCGACGAGCCATCGATGAAGACCGGCAGTCGGGGCTCAGACCCTTTTGCGTCATCGGGAACGCCGGCACTGTTAATACCGGAGCGATTGATGACCTCGCCGCGCTCGCGAGGATCTGCCGCGAGGAGGAGCTATGGCTTCACGTTGATGGAGCGTTCGGCGCGCTTGCGAAGATAGTGCCCTCGCTCGAATCGCTGGTGGCCGGCATCGAACTGGCTGACTCGGTTGCATTTGATCTTCATAAGTGGATGTACCTGCCTTTTGAAGTTGCGTGCGTGCTGGTTCGCGACCCGAAAGCGCATCGCGACGCATTCACCCTCACTCCGAGCTATCTCGCCGAAACGTCAAGAGGCGTGATAGCGGGCGGTTTGCCATTCGCCGAGCGCGGGCTCGAGCTTACCCGCAGCTTCCGCGCGCTCAAAGTGTGGATGTCGTTCAAAGCGCATGGGATCGACGCCTTCGCCCGTCTGATCGAACAGAACATAAATCAGGCTCGCTACTGCGCGGATCTGATCGAAGCGCATGCCGATCTCGAGTTAGTCGCGCCAGTGCCGCTCAACATCGTCTGTTTTAGATTCGCTCCGAGAGATGCCCCGCGCGACATTCTCAATCGGGTAAACGAAGAGATTCTCTTGAGAATACAGGAGAGCGGTTTGGCGGTGCCGTCGAGCACGACGATAGGCGACGCGTTCGCGCTGCGCATCGCCATCACTAACCATCGGAGCAAGCGGGAAGACTTCGATCTGCTCGTTGAAGCAGTCTCAGGAATCGGGCACGCGGTAGTATTCGAGTCGAGGCGCTAG
- the msrA gene encoding peptide-methionine (S)-S-oxide reductase MsrA, whose translation MDIATFGAGCFWGVEAAFREVEGVASTRVGYAGGSFDNPTYRDVCSGGTGHAESVEVSYDPALVSYDQLLNVFWEVHDPTTLNRQGPDVGSQYRSAIFFHSPEQEAAARASKENLQRSGKHSREIVTEITPASQFWPAEDYHQQYFEKRGVAHCRV comes from the coding sequence ATGGATATTGCGACTTTTGGAGCGGGCTGCTTCTGGGGAGTCGAAGCAGCGTTTCGCGAGGTCGAAGGCGTTGCATCGACCCGCGTCGGTTACGCAGGTGGATCGTTCGACAACCCAACCTACAGAGATGTGTGCTCAGGCGGAACCGGGCACGCAGAGAGCGTTGAAGTGTCCTACGACCCGGCCCTTGTCTCATATGATCAACTGCTCAATGTGTTCTGGGAGGTTCACGATCCGACGACGCTCAATCGACAAGGCCCGGACGTCGGCTCGCAGTACCGCTCGGCCATCTTTTTTCACAGCCCGGAACAAGAAGCTGCTGCGCGAGCCTCAAAAGAGAACCTTCAACGGTCCGGCAAACACTCGCGAGAGATCGTCACCGAAATCACGCCTGCCTCGCAGTTCTGGCCGGCAGAGGATTATCACCAACAGTACTTCGAGAAACGCGGAGTAGCTCACTGTCGGGTATGA
- a CDS encoding OmpA family protein, with protein sequence MKSRFTILIALTTVVTFSSIGCATKKYVRNRVSERVTPLEQRTGELEETSRRNSQDIGRLSTDITDVRGRAERAQAQADTALTRADEANSRVNGAEQSVNDLRTNLDNYTLQNTAGVHFKFDSYELAPEAIESLDQLAAQIKDRNNFILEIQGFADWIGKDAYNDQLTQKRADAVRRYLAEKHNIALFRMHILGFGEMRPVADNKTREGRAENRRVEIRLLTRNIASGATAQTKSATQR encoded by the coding sequence ATGAAAAGCAGGTTCACGATCTTGATAGCGTTGACCACCGTTGTGACATTTAGCTCAATTGGGTGCGCCACCAAGAAGTACGTGCGCAACCGGGTGAGCGAGCGAGTGACCCCGCTTGAACAACGCACCGGCGAGTTGGAAGAGACTTCCCGCCGCAACAGCCAGGACATCGGGCGGCTCTCGACTGACATAACCGACGTGCGAGGCCGGGCAGAACGCGCGCAGGCGCAAGCGGACACCGCCCTGACCCGCGCCGATGAAGCGAACAGTCGCGTAAACGGAGCCGAGCAATCCGTCAACGACCTCCGGACAAACCTGGACAACTACACTCTTCAGAACACAGCCGGTGTGCATTTCAAGTTCGACAGCTACGAGCTGGCGCCTGAAGCCATAGAGTCGCTCGATCAGTTGGCGGCGCAGATCAAGGACCGCAACAACTTCATCCTGGAGATCCAGGGCTTCGCCGATTGGATTGGCAAGGACGCCTACAACGATCAGCTAACGCAGAAGCGCGCCGACGCCGTTCGCCGCTACCTGGCCGAGAAGCACAACATCGCGCTGTTCAGGATGCACATACTTGGATTCGGTGAGATGCGCCCCGTAGCCGACAACAAGACCCGTGAAGGCCGCGCGGAGAATCGCCGGGTCGAGATTCGATTGCTGACTCGCAACATCGCCAGCGGAGCTACCGCGCAGACGAAATCAGCAACCCAACGTTAG
- a CDS encoding macro domain-containing protein: protein MIIEVRKGDITSQPDIDAIVNAANTELWLGSGVAGAISARGGPQIEREAVAQGPIRLGEAVATTAGSLPNKFVIHAAAMGYREEDRAVPKRAGSLSSEAIIRNAAINSLSIADNLGCKSIAFPALATGVGGFPVDECAQVMIKAAKVYASQHPQSKVERVIFVLFTTNDFQVFERELERIDRS, encoded by the coding sequence ATGATTATTGAGGTTCGAAAAGGCGACATCACCAGCCAGCCCGACATCGACGCGATCGTCAACGCAGCCAACACCGAGCTATGGCTTGGCTCTGGCGTTGCGGGAGCGATCAGCGCTCGCGGCGGCCCGCAGATCGAGCGCGAAGCCGTCGCTCAAGGCCCTATTCGTTTAGGCGAAGCGGTCGCAACCACGGCCGGCAGCCTTCCAAACAAATTCGTCATACACGCCGCAGCGATGGGTTACCGCGAAGAAGACCGCGCCGTGCCCAAGCGCGCCGGCTCGCTTTCGAGTGAGGCCATCATCCGCAACGCCGCGATCAACAGTCTCTCGATTGCCGACAACTTGGGGTGCAAGTCAATCGCGTTTCCTGCGCTTGCCACCGGCGTGGGCGGGTTCCCGGTGGATGAATGCGCGCAGGTGATGATCAAGGCGGCAAAGGTCTACGCCAGTCAGCATCCGCAATCTAAAGTCGAGCGGGTGATATTTGTTTTATTCACTACGAACGATTTTCAAGTCTTCGAGCGAGAGCTGGAACGGATCGACAGAAGCTAA
- a CDS encoding NUDIX domain-containing protein has translation MASSKSKPAKTHCYEHPRPALTVDIVLFHRSGNTTNVLLIKRAREPFKGRWAFPGGFVDKDEALEEAAARELLEETGLTGIHLEQIGAFGGPGRDPRGHTVSVVFSAVLDDRLHASAADDAADAAWHSALRPPKLAFDHKQILSLALKRISGGSLWRNKSSR, from the coding sequence GTGGCAAGTTCCAAATCCAAGCCGGCGAAGACTCACTGCTACGAGCACCCTCGCCCCGCGCTCACCGTCGACATCGTGCTCTTTCATCGCTCCGGAAACACAACAAACGTACTGTTGATCAAGCGGGCTCGCGAACCTTTCAAGGGCCGCTGGGCTTTCCCCGGCGGCTTCGTCGACAAGGACGAGGCGTTGGAAGAGGCGGCCGCTCGCGAGCTACTCGAAGAGACTGGACTTACGGGCATTCATCTCGAGCAGATTGGCGCGTTCGGAGGCCCGGGACGCGATCCTCGAGGGCACACCGTGAGCGTAGTCTTCTCCGCAGTGCTTGATGACCGCCTCCACGCCAGCGCTGCTGATGATGCGGCCGACGCCGCGTGGCATTCAGCGCTTCGGCCGCCGAAGCTCGCCTTTGACCACAAGCAGATTCTCAGCTTAGCTCTGAAACGCATTAGTGGAGGCTCGCTGTGGCGGAACAAAAGCTCGAGATGA